A single Nicotiana tabacum cultivar K326 chromosome 5, ASM71507v2, whole genome shotgun sequence DNA region contains:
- the LOC107766940 gene encoding ABSCISIC ACID-INSENSITIVE 5-like protein 6 isoform X1 yields MGSYMNFKNFADTPLTESNGGMSMGSGNFPLARQSSVYSLTFDELQSTCGLGKDLGSMNLEDLLKNIWTAEESNVVASAAGVGNANTTGGNLQRQGSLTLPRTLSQKTVDEVWRDFQKETTISSKDGSGTEWPNLGQRQSTLGEMTLEEFLVRAGVVREDMQPTGSSTDVRFTGGLSQPSTNNNGLNIAFQQPTQTPGLLSNQFEDNNMLNVVSATSSQQILNVAFTSPMQLGTNVQLANAGAREPAVSMSSPSVNTSTIVQGSVMQGGTKGLAGLRNGVTPAKRGSPGNQLSPDMMSKKVLDRSSLSPSPYAFIEGGKGRRPCNSLEKVVERRRKRMIKNRESAARSRARKQAYTLELEAEVEKLKEINKELHKKQVLTIVEIYSTYTKVTVITAVFQCFVQAEFIEMQKNQLMEKMNMPWGNKLRCLRRTLTGPW; encoded by the exons ATGGGATCTtacatgaacttcaagaactttgCTGACACGCCGCTGACAGAGAGCAATGGTGGGATGTCAATGGGAAGTGGTAATTTTCCTTTGGCAAGACAATCTTCCGTATACTCGTTAACTTTTGATGAGCTCCAGAGTACTTGTGGACTTGGAAAAGATCTTGGGTCAATGAATTTGGAGGACTTATTGAAGAACATTTGGACAGCTGAAGAATCTAATGTTGTAGCATCTGCTGCTGGCGTTGGAAATGCGAATACGACTGGAGGGAATTTGCAAAGACAAGGTTCTTTGACATTGCCTCGGACGCTTAGTCAGAAAACTGTGGATGAAGTATGGAGAGATTTCCAGAAAGAAACAACAATTAGTTCTAAAGATGGAAGTGGTACAGAATGGCCAAATCTTGGTCAGAGGCAATCTACATTGGGTGAAATGACATTGGAGGAGTTTTTAGTTAGAGCAGGAGTGGTTCGAGAAGATATGCAACCAACTGGAAGCTCGACTGATGTTAGGTTTACCGGTGGTTTAAGTCAACCTAGTACTAACAACAATGGTCTGAACATAGCATTTCAGCAACCTACTCAAACTCCTGGATTGTTGAGTAATCAATTTGAAGATAATAACATGTTGAATGTGGTTAGTGCCACATCTTCACAACAAATACTGAATGTGGCCTTCACATCTCCTATGCAATTAGGGACCAATGTCCAACTGGCTAACGCGGGTGCTAGGGAACCCGCTGTCAGCATGTCGAGTCCTTCTGTAAATACTAGTACTATTGTTCAAGGAAGTGTCATGCAGGGTGGAACTAAAGGCTTGGCCGGATTGCGTAATGGAGTTACACCAGCAAAACGAGGATCGCCTGGAAATCAACTGTCACCGGACATGATGTCTAAGAAGGTGCTGGACAGATCATCTCTTTCACCTTCACCTTATGCATTTATTGAAGGCGGAAAAGGGAGGAGACCATGCAACTCTTTGGAAAAAGTTGTGGAAAGAAGACGTAAGAGAATGATTAAGAACAGAGAATCCGCAGCAAGATCAAGGGCTCGGAAGCAG GCTTACACTCTAGAGTTGGAAGCTGAGGTGGAGAAGCTTAAAGAAATCAACAAAGAGTTGCACAAGAAACAGGTATTGACAATTGTTGAAATTTACAGCACCTACACTAAAGTTACTGTAATAACTGCTGTTTTTCAATGTTTCGTGCAGGCTGAATTTATCGAGATGCAGAAAAATCAG TTAATGGAAAAGATGAATATGCCGTGGGGAAATAAGTTAAGATGCTTGAGAAGGACACTAACAGGACCTTGGTAG
- the LOC107766940 gene encoding ABSCISIC ACID-INSENSITIVE 5-like protein 6 isoform X3, translating into MGSYMNFKNFADTPLTESNGGMSMGSGNFPLARQSSVYSLTFDELQSTCGLGKDLGSMNLEDLLKNIWTAEESNVVASAAGVGNANTTGGNLQRQGSLTLPRTLSQKTVDEVWRDFQKETTISSKDGSGTEWPNLGQRQSTLGEMTLEEFLVRAGVVREDMQPTGSSTDVRFTGGLSQPSTNNNGLNIAFQQPTQTPGLLSNQFEDNNMLNVVSATSSQQILNVAFTSPMQLGTNVQLANAGAREPAVSMSSPSVNTSTIVQGSVMQGGTKGLAGLRNGVTPAKRGSPGNQLSPDMMSKKVLDRSSLSPSPYAFIEGGKGRRPCNSLEKVVERRRKRMIKNRESAARSRARKQAYTLELEAEVEKLKEINKELHKKQAEFIEMQKNQLMEKMNMPWGNKLRCLRRTLTGPW; encoded by the exons ATGGGATCTtacatgaacttcaagaactttgCTGACACGCCGCTGACAGAGAGCAATGGTGGGATGTCAATGGGAAGTGGTAATTTTCCTTTGGCAAGACAATCTTCCGTATACTCGTTAACTTTTGATGAGCTCCAGAGTACTTGTGGACTTGGAAAAGATCTTGGGTCAATGAATTTGGAGGACTTATTGAAGAACATTTGGACAGCTGAAGAATCTAATGTTGTAGCATCTGCTGCTGGCGTTGGAAATGCGAATACGACTGGAGGGAATTTGCAAAGACAAGGTTCTTTGACATTGCCTCGGACGCTTAGTCAGAAAACTGTGGATGAAGTATGGAGAGATTTCCAGAAAGAAACAACAATTAGTTCTAAAGATGGAAGTGGTACAGAATGGCCAAATCTTGGTCAGAGGCAATCTACATTGGGTGAAATGACATTGGAGGAGTTTTTAGTTAGAGCAGGAGTGGTTCGAGAAGATATGCAACCAACTGGAAGCTCGACTGATGTTAGGTTTACCGGTGGTTTAAGTCAACCTAGTACTAACAACAATGGTCTGAACATAGCATTTCAGCAACCTACTCAAACTCCTGGATTGTTGAGTAATCAATTTGAAGATAATAACATGTTGAATGTGGTTAGTGCCACATCTTCACAACAAATACTGAATGTGGCCTTCACATCTCCTATGCAATTAGGGACCAATGTCCAACTGGCTAACGCGGGTGCTAGGGAACCCGCTGTCAGCATGTCGAGTCCTTCTGTAAATACTAGTACTATTGTTCAAGGAAGTGTCATGCAGGGTGGAACTAAAGGCTTGGCCGGATTGCGTAATGGAGTTACACCAGCAAAACGAGGATCGCCTGGAAATCAACTGTCACCGGACATGATGTCTAAGAAGGTGCTGGACAGATCATCTCTTTCACCTTCACCTTATGCATTTATTGAAGGCGGAAAAGGGAGGAGACCATGCAACTCTTTGGAAAAAGTTGTGGAAAGAAGACGTAAGAGAATGATTAAGAACAGAGAATCCGCAGCAAGATCAAGGGCTCGGAAGCAG GCTTACACTCTAGAGTTGGAAGCTGAGGTGGAGAAGCTTAAAGAAATCAACAAAGAGTTGCACAAGAAACAG GCTGAATTTATCGAGATGCAGAAAAATCAG TTAATGGAAAAGATGAATATGCCGTGGGGAAATAAGTTAAGATGCTTGAGAAGGACACTAACAGGACCTTGGTAG
- the LOC107766940 gene encoding ABSCISIC ACID-INSENSITIVE 5-like protein 6 isoform X2, whose product MGSYMNFKNFADTPLTESNGGMSMGSGNFPLARQSSVYSLTFDELQSTCGLGKDLGSMNLEDLLKNIWTAEESNVVASAAGVGNANTTGGNLQRQGSLTLPRTLSQKTVDEVWRDFQKETTISSKDGSGTEWPNLGQRQSTLGEMTLEEFLVRAGVVREDMQPTGSSTDVRFTGGLSQPSTNNNGLNIAFQQPTQTPGLLSNQFEDNNMLNVVSATSSQQILNVAFTSPMQLGTNVQLANAGAREPAVSMSSPSVNTSTIVQGSVMQGGTKGLAGLRNGVTPAKRGSPGNQLSPDMMSKKVLDRSSLSPSPYAFIEGGKGRRPCNSLEKVVERRRKRMIKNRESAARSRARKQAYTLELEAEVEKLKEINKELHKKQAEFIEMQKNQQEGIPNPSSPRRKNHKEKTNHKSNHQWNGIDDFSWNNKMITVKHIIV is encoded by the exons ATGGGATCTtacatgaacttcaagaactttgCTGACACGCCGCTGACAGAGAGCAATGGTGGGATGTCAATGGGAAGTGGTAATTTTCCTTTGGCAAGACAATCTTCCGTATACTCGTTAACTTTTGATGAGCTCCAGAGTACTTGTGGACTTGGAAAAGATCTTGGGTCAATGAATTTGGAGGACTTATTGAAGAACATTTGGACAGCTGAAGAATCTAATGTTGTAGCATCTGCTGCTGGCGTTGGAAATGCGAATACGACTGGAGGGAATTTGCAAAGACAAGGTTCTTTGACATTGCCTCGGACGCTTAGTCAGAAAACTGTGGATGAAGTATGGAGAGATTTCCAGAAAGAAACAACAATTAGTTCTAAAGATGGAAGTGGTACAGAATGGCCAAATCTTGGTCAGAGGCAATCTACATTGGGTGAAATGACATTGGAGGAGTTTTTAGTTAGAGCAGGAGTGGTTCGAGAAGATATGCAACCAACTGGAAGCTCGACTGATGTTAGGTTTACCGGTGGTTTAAGTCAACCTAGTACTAACAACAATGGTCTGAACATAGCATTTCAGCAACCTACTCAAACTCCTGGATTGTTGAGTAATCAATTTGAAGATAATAACATGTTGAATGTGGTTAGTGCCACATCTTCACAACAAATACTGAATGTGGCCTTCACATCTCCTATGCAATTAGGGACCAATGTCCAACTGGCTAACGCGGGTGCTAGGGAACCCGCTGTCAGCATGTCGAGTCCTTCTGTAAATACTAGTACTATTGTTCAAGGAAGTGTCATGCAGGGTGGAACTAAAGGCTTGGCCGGATTGCGTAATGGAGTTACACCAGCAAAACGAGGATCGCCTGGAAATCAACTGTCACCGGACATGATGTCTAAGAAGGTGCTGGACAGATCATCTCTTTCACCTTCACCTTATGCATTTATTGAAGGCGGAAAAGGGAGGAGACCATGCAACTCTTTGGAAAAAGTTGTGGAAAGAAGACGTAAGAGAATGATTAAGAACAGAGAATCCGCAGCAAGATCAAGGGCTCGGAAGCAG GCTTACACTCTAGAGTTGGAAGCTGAGGTGGAGAAGCTTAAAGAAATCAACAAAGAGTTGCACAAGAAACAG GCTGAATTTATCGAGATGCAGAAAAATCAG CAAGAAGGGATACCCAATCCCTCTTCTCCTAGAAGGAAAAATCACAAAGAGAAGACTAATCACAAATCCAATCACCAGTGGAACGGTATTGATGACTTTTCTTGGAACAACAAAATGATAACAGTGAAGCACATCATTGTGTGA
- the LOC107766940 gene encoding ABSCISIC ACID-INSENSITIVE 5-like protein 6 (The RefSeq protein has 10 substitutions, 1 non-frameshifting indel compared to this genomic sequence) codes for MNFKNFADTPQTESNSGMSMGSGNFPLARQYSVCSLTFDELQSTCGLGKDLGSMNLEDLLKNIWTAEESQVVASSAGVGNLQREGSLTLPRTLSQKTVDELWRDFQKETTVSSKDVSGTEWPNLGQRQSTLGEMTLEEFLVRAGVVREDMQPTGSSTDVRFTGGLSQPSTNNNGLNIAFQQPTQTPGLLSNQFEDNNMLNVVSATSSQQILNVAFTSPMQLGTNVQLANAGAREPAVSMSSPSVNTSTIVQGSVMQGGTKGLAGLRNGVTPAKRGSPGNQLSPDMMSKKVLDRSSLSPSPYAFIEGGKGRRPCNSLEKVVERRRKRMIKNRESAARSRARKQAYTLELEAEVEKLKEINKELHKKQAEFIEMQKNQLMEKMNMPWGNKLRCLRRTLTGPW; via the exons atgaacttcaagaactttgCTGACACGCCGCTGACAGAGAGCAATGGTGGGATGTCAATGGGAAGTGGTAATTTTCCTTTGGCAAGACAATCTTCCGTATACTCGTTAACTTTTGATGAGCTCCAGAGTACTTGTGGACTTGGAAAAGATCTTGGGTCAATGAATTTGGAGGACTTATTGAAGAACATTTGGACAGCTGAAGAATCTAATGTTGTAGCATCTGCTGCTGGCGTTGGAAATGCGAATACGACTGGAGGGAATTTGCAAAGACAAGGTTCTTTGACATTGCCTCGGACGCTTAGTCAGAAAACTGTGGATGAAGTATGGAGAGATTTCCAGAAAGAAACAACAATTAGTTCTAAAGATGGAAGTGGTACAGAATGGCCAAATCTTGGTCAGAGGCAATCTACATTGGGTGAAATGACATTGGAGGAGTTTTTAGTTAGAGCAGGAGTGGTTCGAGAAGATATGCAACCAACTGGAAGCTCGACTGATGTTAGGTTTACCGGTGGTTTAAGTCAACCTAGTACTAACAACAATGGTCTGAACATAGCATTTCAGCAACCTACTCAAACTCCTGGATTGTTGAGTAATCAATTTGAAGATAATAACATGTTGAATGTGGTTAGTGCCACATCTTCACAACAAATACTGAATGTGGCCTTCACATCTCCTATGCAATTAGGGACCAATGTCCAACTGGCTAACGCGGGTGCTAGGGAACCCGCTGTCAGCATGTCGAGTCCTTCTGTAAATACTAGTACTATTGTTCAAGGAAGTGTCATGCAGGGTGGAACTAAAGGCTTGGCCGGATTGCGTAATGGAGTTACACCAGCAAAACGAGGATCGCCTGGAAATCAACTGTCACCGGACATGATGTCTAAGAAGGTGCTGGACAGATCATCTCTTTCACCTTCACCTTATGCATTTATTGAAGGCGGAAAAGGGAGGAGACCATGCAACTCTTTGGAAAAAGTTGTGGAAAGAAGACGTAAGAGAATGATTAAGAACAGAGAATCCGCAGCAAGATCAAGGGCTCGGAAGCAG GCTTACACTCTAGAGTTGGAAGCTGAGGTGGAGAAGCTTAAAGAAATCAACAAAGAGTTGCACAAGAAACAG GCTGAATTTATCGAGATGCAGAAAAATCAG TTAATGGAAAAGATGAATATGCCGTGGGGAAATAAGTTAAGATGCTTGAGAAGGACACTAACAGGACCTTGGTAG
- the LOC107766940 gene encoding ABSCISIC ACID-INSENSITIVE 5-like protein 6 isoform X4 — translation MGSYMNFKNFADTPLTESNGGMSMGSGNFPLARQSSVYSLTFDELQSTCGLGKDLGSMNLEDLLKNIWTAEESNVVASAAGVGNANTTGGNLQRQGSLTLPRTLSQKTVDEVWRDFQKETTISSKDGSGTEWPNLGQRQSTLGEMTLEEFLVRAGVVREDMQPTGSSTDVRFTGGLSQPSTNNNGLNIAFQQPTQTPGLLSNQFEDNNMLNVVSATSSQQILNVAFTSPMQLGTNVQLANAGAREPAVSMSSPSVNTSTIVQGSVMQGGTKGLAGLRNGVTPAKRGSPGNQLSPDMMSKKVLDRSSLSPSPYAFIEGGKGRRPCNSLEKVVERRRKRMIKNRESAARSRARKQAYTLELEAEVEKLKEINKELHKKQVLTIVEIYSTYTKVTVITAVFQCFVQAEFIEMQKNQQEGIPNPSSPRRKNHKEKTNHKSNHQWNGIDDFSWNNKMITVKHIIV, via the exons ATGGGATCTtacatgaacttcaagaactttgCTGACACGCCGCTGACAGAGAGCAATGGTGGGATGTCAATGGGAAGTGGTAATTTTCCTTTGGCAAGACAATCTTCCGTATACTCGTTAACTTTTGATGAGCTCCAGAGTACTTGTGGACTTGGAAAAGATCTTGGGTCAATGAATTTGGAGGACTTATTGAAGAACATTTGGACAGCTGAAGAATCTAATGTTGTAGCATCTGCTGCTGGCGTTGGAAATGCGAATACGACTGGAGGGAATTTGCAAAGACAAGGTTCTTTGACATTGCCTCGGACGCTTAGTCAGAAAACTGTGGATGAAGTATGGAGAGATTTCCAGAAAGAAACAACAATTAGTTCTAAAGATGGAAGTGGTACAGAATGGCCAAATCTTGGTCAGAGGCAATCTACATTGGGTGAAATGACATTGGAGGAGTTTTTAGTTAGAGCAGGAGTGGTTCGAGAAGATATGCAACCAACTGGAAGCTCGACTGATGTTAGGTTTACCGGTGGTTTAAGTCAACCTAGTACTAACAACAATGGTCTGAACATAGCATTTCAGCAACCTACTCAAACTCCTGGATTGTTGAGTAATCAATTTGAAGATAATAACATGTTGAATGTGGTTAGTGCCACATCTTCACAACAAATACTGAATGTGGCCTTCACATCTCCTATGCAATTAGGGACCAATGTCCAACTGGCTAACGCGGGTGCTAGGGAACCCGCTGTCAGCATGTCGAGTCCTTCTGTAAATACTAGTACTATTGTTCAAGGAAGTGTCATGCAGGGTGGAACTAAAGGCTTGGCCGGATTGCGTAATGGAGTTACACCAGCAAAACGAGGATCGCCTGGAAATCAACTGTCACCGGACATGATGTCTAAGAAGGTGCTGGACAGATCATCTCTTTCACCTTCACCTTATGCATTTATTGAAGGCGGAAAAGGGAGGAGACCATGCAACTCTTTGGAAAAAGTTGTGGAAAGAAGACGTAAGAGAATGATTAAGAACAGAGAATCCGCAGCAAGATCAAGGGCTCGGAAGCAG GCTTACACTCTAGAGTTGGAAGCTGAGGTGGAGAAGCTTAAAGAAATCAACAAAGAGTTGCACAAGAAACAGGTATTGACAATTGTTGAAATTTACAGCACCTACACTAAAGTTACTGTAATAACTGCTGTTTTTCAATGTTTCGTGCAGGCTGAATTTATCGAGATGCAGAAAAATCAG CAAGAAGGGATACCCAATCCCTCTTCTCCTAGAAGGAAAAATCACAAAGAGAAGACTAATCACAAATCCAATCACCAGTGGAACGGTATTGATGACTTTTCTTGGAACAACAAAATGATAACAGTGAAGCACATCATTGTGTGA